The Amycolatopsis sp. DG1A-15b genome window below encodes:
- a CDS encoding FmdB family zinc ribbon protein, which translates to MPTYQYACKECDHRFEAVQSFSDPSLTVCPQCSGVLRKVFSSVGVVFKGSGFYRTDSRDSSKSSTAPAPAKTETKTESKPDTSSASSSSTTTKTAAAAS; encoded by the coding sequence GTGCCTACGTACCAGTACGCCTGCAAAGAATGCGACCACCGGTTCGAAGCCGTGCAGTCGTTCTCGGACCCCAGCCTGACCGTCTGCCCGCAGTGCTCCGGGGTGCTGCGCAAGGTCTTCAGCTCGGTCGGCGTCGTCTTCAAGGGGAGCGGGTTCTACCGCACGGACTCGCGCGACTCGAGCAAGTCGAGCACCGCGCCCGCCCCGGCGAAGACCGAGACCAAGACGGAGTCGAAGCCGGACACGAGCTCGGCATCCTCCTCTTCGACCACGACGAAGACGGCCGCCGCGGCGTCCTGA
- a CDS encoding SAF domain-containing protein codes for MDVLPKLRALHPTRLPSRRTRLIRRWLAVGLLVLGGLSLVHPGSARGAPTVLAAHDLPSGATLSAADVRLADLSDEARPMGVLSTLDAVDGRLLAGAVRAGEPLTDVRLATVPAPGDPGTATVPVRLADVAVAALLRPGQRVDVVAAPEPAAPASVLAAGATVVTVGHQEPATLKGPLVLLRLSEAAATKVAAISLERPVTVTLR; via the coding sequence GTGGACGTCCTGCCGAAGCTCCGCGCACTTCATCCGACCCGGCTGCCGAGCCGGCGGACGCGGCTGATCCGCCGCTGGCTCGCCGTCGGCCTGCTCGTCCTGGGTGGGCTGTCGCTCGTCCACCCCGGCTCCGCACGAGGCGCACCGACCGTCCTCGCGGCCCACGACCTTCCTTCCGGCGCGACGCTGAGCGCTGCCGATGTCCGGCTGGCCGACCTCTCCGACGAAGCACGTCCGATGGGCGTGTTGAGCACCCTCGACGCCGTCGACGGGCGCCTGCTGGCGGGCGCCGTCCGGGCCGGCGAGCCGCTGACCGACGTCCGGCTGGCGACGGTCCCCGCCCCGGGTGATCCCGGCACGGCGACCGTGCCGGTCCGGCTGGCCGACGTGGCCGTCGCCGCGCTGCTCCGGCCCGGCCAACGCGTCGACGTCGTCGCGGCGCCGGAGCCGGCCGCGCCCGCCTCCGTGCTGGCCGCTGGGGCGACGGTCGTGACGGTAGGGCACCAGGAGCCGGCCACGCTCAAGGGGCCGCTGGTGCTGCTCCGGCTGTCGGAGGCCGCGGCAACGAAGGTGGCGGCGATTTCACTGGAGCGTCCGGTAACGGTTACTCTCCGCTAG